The region TGGCCATGCCTTTCTACTTTGTATTTTGGACTTCCTACTGAAATGATTTTCTCTATGTCATAATGCAGTGACAAAGGAGAGGAGTGGTTATCcacgtttttttttccattttgtcaTACTGTACAGTACCTCCATTGAGCTTGTCTACCACTTGTTGTACATTGTATCTCTAACAATAACTGATTGATTGTGACAGCTGTATGATGTTTATGAAAGCAGTCTCTCAAGCAATATCTGTGATAAGACAGAGTATGGAGAAGCAATGTCTTTGTTGAGGTACTGTTATTAATAATGGACTCCAGGAATTGACCCAAATTTACACATTCAAATTTGTAGTGACATCCAAACACTGAGGGTTTACACTAATAATTGTGTCACAAACAGCCTGATCAACTACAGTAATCACAGTGCAAAGAGCTTACATGCTCACAGCATGGGAAAATGCATGGACAagtcataatattattataataattataataattattataattataattattgttctgCTTCATATTGCTTAGAAAATTAGTGCTATTTTCAGTCAATCATTGAGCCTATTATCAATCCCATTGCCAATCAATTTACTTCAATTGCATACTTGCATTCAGTAATATACCTAGTTAGATCTAATTAGtgataatttatattttttccagTTCTTTTTACCAACTTACCTAAATCTAGTTCACAGGACCTGTGTGTTTCTCTTCtgtagtaacattaataataacgTTGGAGATCAATAAATTGGTACACTGTGAAAACCTTAGTATGTAGTTTACAGGTGCAGATTCAATACCAAAGAAACGTCCTTTTAGGAAGAGAATTTTTAAGACTTTTTCTCTCTTTAATGCAATTTTCAGCATTTTTACTTTTAGTCACTGGGACAGTCTATGATCAATTTCCAAAAAAGGCACAAAACGGACCTAAATCATGCCTGGGTGTTTAAATCTCAGAGAAATCGTTATTTCAGTTTGAGTTTTCCTCCACAGGGTGTATTCTAGAGATGAGTTTCTTCCACTTCTTGAGAAATGTATTGAAATCCTGGGAAGTGCTTTGATTGAAAATGAATCCAAACTGTAAGTTCATTGTAGAACGCCACTTTAACCCATTGTCATGTCAAACACCCTAGGACGCCTCCAGtagtctcactcctaggggtCAATAGGTCAAACAGGGTTcatgctactccttgaagtccttgaaaagccctggaatttaattttggacctcaagggcgcttgaaaagcccttggaAAAAAAGGACTCTGTGGAAAACtacttgaaaactccttgaattttttcttgGGTGAAAATTCAAATGCCTGTGCGTGTacttaacttgcaggatgtgataaggaatatcaaggtaaaagaaacatttatgtattaatgaagagaaagctgtatcagaaatacagatattaattaataaaacatttcttttgtcccatcatgaattattaatgagttttataatTAACTTTAAAGTACTGGTATCCATGTGTGCCAAAATATTTAGTCAGAGTTATTTAAAATAGAAGTTCTGTTATTGCTGCATTTTTTGTTACTTCACAGCCATTGTCAAAAGCTTAGGGAGTCAAAAGATGTCATTGAGGGAATTTTCCACCAGTTTCGAGATCTTAATGGTATGGTAGATTTCCtatgtaatttttataaatGGCTGAGTCGTCTTTGTTTTTGGAAACTGGgcatcaaacatgtttgcaCAACAAATGAAAGGCTGTTGGCCCTTTTCCTCTTTGAAGTGACAAATGCAGCACATCCAGTCATTCACACCAAGTTTTAAAGGGCTAGGTCACAATTTTAGGCAAtctcagcactgatcgaatggtcatagaattaactaaaatatcaaaatgactgttcaaaactatagaagaactctaacaaaacacagggtagccaagaagggacatggatggacaaaactggagaggattgaaatggattgaatttgggtaaatttgaaaaatgtcggcccatcttttttcaaatttttatcagtctatatcaaaatgtcatttacacagctggaaaattatTCTcggttgttatgtggccgtgattttgcaagtGAAAGACTCTTcttctgccaatttgacgtttggagctcataattaacaaaattaaacaacaataccaaaaatagcgtgacctagcccctttaagtgctCCTCTTTCCACTGTTACAACCCCTGTCTATCTTCATGTACACCCAATGCAATAGATTGCAGCTACTTATTAACGACAGCCTGTTGCATGGCGAAGAGTCTTTTTATAATATAAAAGACAGCTTAATTTCGTGGTATTATGAGACACAACAATGGAATCCAACTTAACAGGTTCAAGTTTTTAACTTACAGTTCTGCAAGAGACTCAAGAACAGGCCTCAAGCTCATCTCATAGAGAAGCACTTTCAACTGTTACAAATAGATTTGAACTTCAAGAGGTGTGTACTGTTTCAAGCTTTTTACGAAAGCACCTAATTGCAACCTTGTTTCCACGGTTTTTCATCTCCCCACCCCAGAGGGAGTGAGGGAAGCAgaccctggttcaggctggtcacATGTCTCCCAAAAAGTGTGAGATGACAAAAACCACCAGAGGGACAGGCAGCCAAAATTTGTCTTTCCTGAGCTCACTATAGAAGGGGAAAATTTACCAAAGAGTAGTCCTGACAATAGGTGAAAAATAATAGATTTCCGTACCCCATAGACAAAACAGCAACCAAATCTCTACCAAAGTAAACTGCTTCCAAGCACTTAACTACTCattgaaatcaaacattgaagaTTGCTGAAAAACAGAGATTGATCTACCCAAGCTTCAGCCACTGCTTCAAGCATTGTTTTGGCCGCGACAATATTCGGAAAAGCAGGGAACCCTAGCTCCCAAGGTGGAAAATTTGTCACTAAGACACATGACCAGCCTGACCCAGGGTCTTTCTTCCCTTGCTCCCTCTGAGGTGGGGAGATAAAAGACTGTGGGAATGAGGTTGCCTTCATGAGTGATTTATCAGTTTATTGACTTGTAATGTGTTTTTGCTCATGACAGAGACTAATGAGTGCAGCAAAACAGAAAAGAAGAGAGTCACCATACGACAGACTGAGGCAAAGTACAGTGGATAATTTGGATGCAATGTTTCGGTAAATCTTTTCTTTTATGTTATTGATAATGCCTCGTCTATCCTGATTGCTGgatcagtttttttaaaaatttgcaaaaattccCTTGTCTGCCTCAAGGATCTTCACACAGATCTCAACAACGATGCTCCAAAATCCCTTGAGGATCTcaaattttcttgcttttgttttttgaagATTTTGTGCAATCCTATGATGAATCTCATCAACTTACCTATATGTAGCGTTCATTACTCCTTTTTAAAACATATCCAGATGCCCattccaataatattatttttattatgatCTTTGCAAGTATCTTAAGCAACTGAAAATTTTCAAAGACTTCTATCACAGTGCCACAAGCTTTCCATTATGACACAGCTGTTACTTTTGTGACAAAGATCCCTTGCTTTCATTTGTGTCTGTTCCTTTGTGAACCAATCCGACGACTTGTGGTTATTATAGCTTTGTAAAACTCCATTCATTTTACAGGACCTCTCTTAAAGACGCGTATTACAGTTAAATGACTTTGTAATGCATTTCTCTTGCTGCTTCTTTCATCAGAAAGTTTTTAACTTGTCCCCGGAACCTGCCACTGTTTGAAGTTATGTACTATGACAATGTGATGGAGACAAAAAAGGTTTGAGTTTAACTTTGGTTCAGTGACCTGATATGTTCATGAGAATTGTAACGAGTTTCAAAATGTACTTTCATTTTTTGGCAGCATCTAATGGGAATGCCTCGTTTGGCTATCCAAACAGCCCTCAGCAATCCACAGTATTATCTCAAGgtgaaaaagctttttttttgttgtgtgtAAAATGTGTTAGTTGTTAAAATAATATAATATGCGAAGGACATTTGCATGGACATCTCAATAAAGGGGAATGCAAAGGGAATGTTATTTGTCTTGTATTTTCAGTGTAAGTGTTGTCAGACAGATGTAGGAACAGTTCAGGACACATTTCCAGACATTTGCATAGCTTACAAACTTCATTTGGAGTGTGGCCGTTTAATCAATCTTTACGACTGGCTTCAGGTTAGTAGTTTTCACCACCTATGCCTTTGAAAAGGAGAAAATCATGAGCCATACCACTGTGAGAAacacttattattttttttacctgaacaTAATTATCTGAATCACAACTTACTGCATATTTCATACTGGGCATAAAACTCCATGTTTCGGCTACTATTTTTACGGTAAATAGTGCTCAAATTAATGTTATAAGCAAATGTTATGTTTAAATTCTATAAAGTTTGAGCATAGCTCTtataaataatttcttttgttcctttccttgaAACTGCCTCTTTGAcaaaagttcattattattaataataacttCTGATTGGATTATTCTTTGATTTGAAGTGAAGATGCAGGGAAAGGCATGcatttgttattgaattaattAAAAGACTGAATGGACTAAAGCTCTGATAAGTGAAGTTTCCTTGTTCTGATTCAGGCATTTAGAGCTGTTTTAGATCCTCAAACAGAACAACAATCTGTGGAAAGGtcaccaaagaaaaaacagaggACAGATGACCAACTGCAGTatcctttttctccaaataatctcattgactcccaggggttccccattgacgagtaaaatactaagtctggccggttaaagggttaaaataatgtaattttaagaaaacatcaTTTCTGCCAGCCCTTGAAGAAGAATCAATCTTGCCAAGGTTTTCTTCAACATGGATTGTAAAAGCTGAAACTGTGGGGTGAgcacaaaaaaaagaagaagaaacagaTTTGTAAACAGAACTGAGTTTATTTCTTCTCGAGTGTCAAGGTATTACCGCAAACAGCTCTTGTCGATGCTTGCTTTAAGGACATGGGATGCCTGTTACAACCTTAACCTTTAATACAGCGCTAGGTTCATCCAGGCTGTCTCTGAACTCCAATTTCTTGGATTCATTAAGGCAACCAGACAGAAAACTGACCATGTACAAAGACTTACTTGGGGAGCATGTTGATGTTACAGTGATTTTTGAAAAGACCTGTCAGCTATTTTGTTACATTTTGTACACAAATGTAAAGCGATTAAATAAATatttgccaaaaaaatgttcactttaatttaattttctttgttttggtgtCTGAAGAACTCTCGTCAGCAGTCAGACTCtagaaaaataatataaaagTAAACATGAATGCAAATGTTATTTACGGTCGTCCTGGTcagggacagctattcttagagttattttcatagagttatgtcgtagagttagagttaggtttccaaaatcctgaattcaagattttggcagtcattaactctaactctaagtcataactctactgaaataactctattgatagttacCCTCATCCTGGTCACAGTTGTTCAAAGAGTGGAAGTGCTATCAACTGGATACGTTATTATCCATTAACTAGCTCATTTAGTGTGGATAGCATTTACTAGCTGGATGTTGGTTTATCCGGTGTGCTATATACCTTCTGAGCAACCAAGGCTTGGTCTTCCACCAGATAAGGGCTACCAAAATTGATCATTCAAGTCTGCACATACCAGCACAAAGATAATAGAATGATTCTTTGGCAGCCATTTTCAAATTCCACCTATGCAGGCTTGTCTTGGCTTAAGAGGTGTAccaggcgcggatccaggattttgaaatgggGGGTGAATTTctgtaataatgtaatagaaccaaagcctggttgaggtgtttgagggataagaaaaaaaacagaaagaaggggggctcagaaaaaggggttgaaaattcacccatttcacctcccctggatccACGCCTGTGTACCTGTATTGTTCTTTTTTGTAGTTCTATTGCAAGTGAAACATCCAAGAGGGAAGGCAAGCCTTTTAGTACCTGAACTTGAAAGGTTCCAGCATTGATTCCTTCGGCTATTAAATGATGAACCTCCTCTGCCTTTTCATGCATGGAGACTATGCATTGCTTGACACCTAAAAAGGAAAACCTGGTTCCATAAACTGTATTCCTTCAGCTAACAttgcttttgaaaaacagcACAGGTACAGTTGAGATCGGAACAAATTTACTCTCTCAGAATAAAATCATGCTTTACTCTAATCGAAGCAGCTTTTAATCAAAGCATGCcaaattaagggtgcgttcaatTGACTGTATTTCGGCATAGGAATACAAGGAATAGAacttagaaatcctttgtttttacagaGCTTTGTAAAAAACCTCTAACatactattttaaacatatccttgttgcttcaaaacaccagacataccgttttaaatcatcactccacgtattcttattccggaatagggacaatcgaacgcaccctaaaaaaCTTTACTTCCTTTAAATTAAGTTTGGCATAATTGCATCTAAACCAGCCTTGGAAAGTCAATCACAAATATACGTACTTTGTTATCACCAAATGAGAATGTTTACTGTTTAGGACATTTTAGTTAAATGCCTGTAAATAAGCAACAAACCTTCAGCCACAGTAGTTAATATGAAAAATGTTATatgtgaaattaacaataattatattccatgttgccatgcatctgttcagtaatagaccTAAGAGGCTAACTCAATAAAAacatctatttgttttatataataaagaatttaaAGGTTTTTAAGATGACATCAGCTTTGTATCTGTCCTCTAACAGATCATAGGAAATCTGAACAAATCAAAATGCATTCATTATTGGGCttattatatataattaatttCAATACCTCCACATTCTCTGAATGCTTCCTGCATTCCATCCAATTGTTTAGAAAAACTCTCAAGCTAAAAGAGGACAATgaatttataaattattatcatttcaAGCTGTGTAGTGGCTATCATCAAACACAGTAAGGACACCAGACAGCAAATCACCTGTGCTTGCGCAATGTCCAATTCTTCACTTTCCTGCCTCAGTGCTGAATTCACATAACGTGCCTGTTGTGCAAAATAAATGGCAATCACATTACAAGCTAAGTATGACGGTATTATTACGAAGCTGTACCTTTTCTCAATGGGTGTGAAAAATACTAGTACTAAGGGTGAGTCCTGGGCAGTGAGTTGAAATTGTCTTACTCCCACGAGTCGGTGGCTTAATTCGCAAACATGACCATTGAACTGCCAACCTTATTTATCTGCAAAGTATTTCACAGGGTGTCAGGATTTCAGAAAAGGTTTATGTGCAAGATTCCAACAGAGAAATGGAAGGGGTTGTTCTCTGTGATCCTTTCAGCATTAAAAAGTctgtcaataaaaattattggcAGACTTACCATTGATTTCTGGTGAGGTGCCCAGCACCagttccaatttttttttaaccaaaaggTCATCTTTTTTCTGGGAAACACTTTGGAGTATCTTGTCTTAAGAGGGTATACTGTAGGATACGAATGAAGTGGAAGCTCTATGTTCATATTACTCACTGCCTTGATTTTCCTTTCAAGTTCATCAATCTCTTCATCAACTTTCTTTTCGTCTTCTGCTGTGTAGTGACAGCCACCATGCACCTTCACAAACAAAAGGAAGACAGTATGCTTGTTGTCTTAAGTCTTCTCAGTTAAAATTCAAGCAAAAAGAAACTCTTCATCACTGTACTCAAAGGTCATTTAATATTTAATGTTTGCTAGCCTCTGACTACTAAGACAAAATGGTATACCTAAAACATggaaaagtgaaaataaaacaatgtatttatttatttatttatttattacggAACCTTGTCTTCTGGTAAGAGGATATGAggaggaatctttaaaatgttcttcttAACATAGATCTGCAAGTAATTCAAACATCAAAgaattaattttcaataaaaccttCAGATCTTGCATTACcacataataaataataataattgtcccTCACCTCATATCTGTCAAAAGCGCCATCAATACTGCCGTAAAAATTCTTGATCATTTTCTCACATTCCTGCACGAAAACACACAACTTAAAAACACCATTAAATAGATCTATCCTAACTTTCCAGGATTTTGCATGAAACAAGATGTCTATCGCAAAGTGTCCCCCTAAAGTCCCTCACTCTGGCAGTAAAATCTAAAGGTGTTTTTGCCCAGACTTCTTAAActggacactttgtgacatttcaaaatggagCATGCATTTCATTTTGCCATCTCACACATAAGTAGCAAAAATGGGGGACAGATAATATTATATTACGTTGATATAGTGCCCATAGCTAGATAATTCTTTGTATCAAAGTCAGCCtaagcggcggagatctaacccgaaggtcgtgggttcaattcccaccctggtcagagtttttctctgtcctcgtgtgggcccatttccatcagtagggctaatgctcacatggttcatatgggattgaaatctagcacttcacagtacactctattcagttaactctgtttaaaataagtgctacacggccaacgtttgtataaatgtaacctttccttgatCCAATGACAATTTGCTGTATGTTATGACgttaattaaaattatattttgttgttttaccgCATGAAGTTGTTCTTGTGAAGCACTGCTTGACATTGAGGGCTACATGTAAGTAAAATAATTTAACACAGAAGTAAATTTCtaaaaataacagaaaaaatatataatattattttgcacTGTAGGGATAGGAAAGAGGAGTAGGTTGATATGCAGTTCTGTGCTTTTGCAATTGGTGTGTAACAAGGGAAGTTGTTGAACCCTTCCAATCACTTGAAAATTTGCCGCCTTCATTCATGAGAATGACAGTTACAATACACAACATTTATGGTAAAATTTGTTTATGTAATCATCGCAATTTATCTCGATAATGAGATTTTTCTATATTTCCATGCATTCGCTCCAAATAgcccacttcggaaaataccataatactctttgtttctccccccaaattttgcataaacatggtttttgttttctcttgggaccaatgtaagtcccaagagaaactggaaacaagtGCTTATGCAacatttggggggacaaacaaaaagtattatggtattttccgaagtggcctattgaaacATACTGGTAGTTGATGTGGGCGCTCTGTGGTACAG is a window of Montipora capricornis isolate CH-2021 chromosome 13, ASM3666992v2, whole genome shotgun sequence DNA encoding:
- the LOC138028783 gene encoding protein MIS12 homolog is translated as MDLNARKTGENVYEAQFFGFTPESFVNGVYNAVNDYVLDCFQELENQIKSEPSMSSSASQEQLHAECEKMIKNFYGSIDGAFDRYEIYVKKNILKIPPHILLPEDKVHGGCHYTAEDEKKVDEEIDELERKIKAARYVNSALRQESEELDIAQAQLESFSKQLDGMQEAFRECGGVKQCIVSMHEKAEEVHHLIAEGINAGTFQVQSLTADESSSDTKTKKIKLK